Proteins found in one archaeon genomic segment:
- a CDS encoding AIR synthase — protein MRPMGKAGVSFMRDAIFPNLGSRSPRVLVGPGRGLDNAVVALRGRDVMIATVDPISMVPSLGPELSAWLSVHLIASDYFASGTSPTFATFSYNFPRAMAGSERGGYLRAVGRECGKLGVSIIGGHTGSYPGAAFTVVGAGSMLGFARRGGFVTPAMARAGDAVLMTKHAAIEGAATLALSFPERARERVGKGLAVKAERMIRLCSTVRDSVVAAREGLGEGAVTSMHDATEGGVIGGLEEMAAASKKAFVVEEEAIPVSPAAKAVCAEFGLDPLRTLGEGALLITCSPDSVGGLKARMARARIAVAELGAVRAGRGLLLRRKGGGESLEGPVDDRYWEAYARASKGRN, from the coding sequence TTGCGCCCAATGGGCAAGGCCGGGGTCTCGTTCATGAGAGACGCGATCTTCCCCAACCTGGGCTCGAGAAGCCCCCGCGTACTTGTGGGGCCGGGGAGAGGGCTCGACAACGCCGTCGTGGCCCTGAGGGGAAGGGACGTGATGATAGCGACCGTGGACCCCATTTCGATGGTCCCTTCGCTCGGGCCCGAACTCTCGGCGTGGCTCAGCGTCCACCTGATTGCCTCTGACTACTTCGCCTCTGGGACGAGCCCGACCTTCGCCACTTTCAGCTACAACTTTCCGCGCGCGATGGCGGGATCGGAGAGGGGCGGCTATCTGCGCGCGGTCGGCCGAGAGTGCGGCAAGCTCGGAGTTTCGATAATAGGCGGGCACACGGGCAGTTATCCAGGGGCTGCGTTCACCGTCGTGGGCGCAGGCTCGATGCTGGGCTTCGCCAGGCGAGGGGGGTTCGTCACACCTGCGATGGCAAGGGCAGGGGATGCGGTCCTGATGACAAAGCATGCGGCAATCGAGGGTGCCGCCACGCTCGCGCTCTCCTTCCCGGAGAGGGCCAGAGAACGAGTGGGCAAAGGCCTGGCCGTAAAGGCGGAGAGGATGATACGACTCTGTTCGACGGTCAGGGACTCCGTCGTGGCCGCTAGGGAGGGGCTCGGGGAGGGGGCTGTCACTTCGATGCACGACGCGACCGAGGGCGGGGTGATCGGGGGCCTGGAGGAGATGGCGGCTGCATCAAAGAAGGCGTTCGTGGTAGAAGAAGAGGCCATACCAGTATCGCCGGCCGCGAAGGCGGTGTGCGCCGAGTTCGGCCTCGACCCGTTGAGGACCCTCGGGGAAGGGGCGCTGCTCATCACTTGCTCGCCGGATAGCGTTGGTGGCCTCAAGGCAAGGATGGCCAGGGCCCGAATCGCGGTGGCGGAGTTGGGGGCCGTGAGGGCCGGGCGGGGGCTACTTCTCAGGCGGAAGGGAGGAGGCGAGAGCCTGGAGGGCCCGGTGGACGACCGCTATTGGGAGGCCTACGCTAGAGCCTCAAAGGGCCGCAACTAA
- a CDS encoding methionine adenosyltransferase: MAQRSLHAEEIKGHSVRDFEVEIVERKGKGHPDSLIDGACEAVSLGLSSHYLGEFGSILHHNVDKGILVGGKSLAKFGGGRVSTPIYLMVAGRATETVPFKGKNVLIPVEEIARESIRSFVKETMRFLDPDRHVVIDTKIKQGSPDLVSVFMRKGVMPVSNDTSIGVGFAPLTPTEGLVLGIENRLNSAAFKKKYPEVGEDVKVMGMRKGKRLELTVAAAMVSPLIPNASHYVSVLGDVGKEIDKLAEGVDLDVRYKLNAADDLKRGDYYLTVTGTSAEQGDDGNTGRGNRVNGLISPMRQYSMEATAGKNPVNHTGKILNALAILSAREIVDEVGGIREAYVRVLSRIGKPIDQPLIASAAVVLEKGTRMGAVRSDILSILDESLRDIRKVTKMILQKKIPLF, from the coding sequence TTGGCGCAAAGGTCCCTCCACGCTGAGGAAATCAAGGGCCACAGCGTCAGAGACTTCGAAGTAGAGATAGTAGAGAGAAAGGGGAAGGGACACCCGGACAGCTTAATCGACGGCGCCTGCGAAGCCGTCTCGCTGGGTCTGAGTTCTCACTACCTCGGCGAATTCGGCTCGATACTCCACCACAACGTCGACAAGGGTATCCTGGTCGGCGGAAAGTCCCTTGCCAAGTTCGGGGGCGGAAGGGTGAGCACCCCGATCTACCTGATGGTCGCGGGAAGGGCGACCGAGACAGTCCCATTCAAAGGTAAGAACGTCCTCATCCCAGTGGAGGAGATAGCAAGAGAGTCGATCCGCTCCTTCGTCAAGGAGACCATGCGGTTCCTCGACCCCGACAGGCACGTAGTCATCGACACCAAGATCAAGCAGGGCTCGCCCGACCTCGTCTCCGTCTTCATGAGGAAGGGGGTGATGCCCGTCTCCAACGACACCTCCATCGGCGTGGGATTCGCACCCCTTACCCCCACCGAGGGCCTCGTCCTTGGAATAGAGAACAGGCTCAACTCTGCGGCGTTCAAGAAGAAGTACCCGGAGGTCGGCGAGGACGTCAAGGTCATGGGGATGAGGAAGGGGAAGAGGCTCGAGCTCACCGTAGCCGCCGCGATGGTCTCTCCCCTGATCCCCAACGCGAGCCACTACGTCAGCGTCCTCGGCGACGTGGGGAAGGAGATCGACAAGCTGGCCGAAGGCGTGGACCTCGACGTAAGGTACAAGCTCAACGCGGCCGACGACCTGAAGCGGGGCGACTACTATCTCACGGTCACAGGGACCTCGGCGGAGCAGGGCGACGACGGGAACACCGGGCGCGGCAACAGGGTCAATGGGCTCATCTCCCCGATGCGCCAGTACTCCATGGAGGCAACGGCAGGGAAGAACCCAGTGAACCACACCGGAAAGATCCTAAACGCACTCGCAATCCTCTCGGCAAGAGAGATCGTCGACGAGGTCGGGGGAATCAGGGAGGCCTACGTAAGGGTCCTCAGCAGGATCGGGAAGCCGATCGACCAGCCCCTGATCGCGAGCGCCGCCGTCGTCCTGGAGAAGGGGACAAGGATGGGGGCCGTCCGCTCGGACATCCTGTCGATCCTGGACGAGTCCCTGAGGGACATCCGGAAGGTCACGAAGATGATCCTTCAGAAGAAGATCCCGCTATTCTAG